One region of Primulina tabacum isolate GXHZ01 chromosome 1, ASM2559414v2, whole genome shotgun sequence genomic DNA includes:
- the LOC142509651 gene encoding uncharacterized protein LOC142509651: MAHFIKVPMFSKEDFDGWKIRMKAHISAQDDDMWFVITDGPLKILKPNTAIAVTEGAPQMLEKQRSEWTSEDKKKENLNNVAKDILYKILHKNTFSKIKICPTAKEIWEKPIQIYEGNEQTKENKLSVAMQKLENLKMKAGETLNELDE, from the coding sequence ATGGCACATTTCATCAAAGTccctatgttctcaaaagaGGATTTCGATGGTTGGAAGATAAGGATGAAAGCCCATATTTCAgcccaagatgatgatatgtggtttgtcatcacagatggtccctTGAAAATCCTAAAGCCTAATAcagctattgctgttactgaAGGTGCACCTCAAATGCTTGAAAAGCAAAGAAGTGAATGGACAAGcgaggacaagaagaaagaaaatctaAACAATGTTGCGAAGGATATTCTCTACAAAATACTTCACAagaataccttcagcaaaatcaaaatttgtCCTACAGCAAAAGAGATTTGGGAGAAACCCATCCAAAtctatgaaggaaatgaacagacaAAGGAAAACAAGCTGTCTGTGGCAATGCAAAAGTTGGAAAATCTtaagatgaaagctggagaaactctaaaCGAGCTTGATGAGTGA